One window of the Ictidomys tridecemlineatus isolate mIctTri1 chromosome 11, mIctTri1.hap1, whole genome shotgun sequence genome contains the following:
- the Tinagl1 gene encoding tubulointerstitial nephritis antigen-like isoform X3 has product MWRCPSGLLLLLLLAGQGALGARRGRWRRELAPGLHLRGIRDAGGRYCQEQDMCCRGRADDCALPYLGATCYCDLFCNRTVSDCCPDFWDFCLGVPPPFPPIQGCEHGGRIYPVFGTYWDNCNRCTCQEKGQWECDQEPCLVDLDMINAINQGNYGWQAGNHSAFWGMTLDEGIRYRLGTIRPSSSVMNMNEIYTVLSPGEVLPTAFEASEKWPNLIHEPLDQGNCAGSWAFSTAAVASDRVSIHSLGHMTPVLSPQNLLSCDTHHQQGCHGGHLDGAWWFLRRRGVVSDHCYPFSGRERDEAGPAPPCMMHSRAMGRGKRQATTRCPNSHVHANDIYQVTPAYRLGSNEQEIMKELMENGPVQALMEVHEDFFLYQGGIYSHTPVSLSRPEQYRRHGTHSVKITGQ; this is encoded by the exons ATGTGGCGCTGTCCCTCGgggctgctgctgttgctgctgctggctGGCCAGGGAGCCCTGGGCGCCCGGCGGGGTCGCTGGCGCCGGGAGCTGGCCCCGGGTCTGCACCTGCGGGGCATCCGGGACGCGGGCGGCCGGTACTGCCAGGAGCAGGACATGTGCTGCCGTGGCCGCGCTGACGACTGTGCCCTGCCCTACCTGGGCGCCACTTGTTACTGTGACCTCTTCTGCAACCGCACCGTCTCCGACTGCTGCCCTGACTTCTGGGACTTCTGCCTCGGCGTGCcgccccccttccctcccatccaAG GATGCGAGCACGGGGGGCGCATCTATCCGGTCTTTGGGACCTACTGGGACAACTGTAACCGCTG CACCTGCCAGGAGAAGGGGCAGTGGGAGTGTGACCAGGAGCCGTGCCTGGTGGACCTGGACATGATCAACGCCATCAACCAGGGCAACTACGG GTGGCAGGCTGGGAACCACAGTGCCTTCTGGGGCATGACGCTGGATGAGGGCATTCGCTACCGCCTGGGCACCATCCGCCCATCTTCCTCTGTCATGAACATGAACGAGATCTAT ACGGTGCTAAGCCCAGGGGAGGTGCTGCCCACGGCCTTCGAGGCCTCGGAGAAGTGGCCCAATCTGATCCATGAGCCGCTGGACCAGGGCAACTGCGCAGGCTCCTGGGCCTTCTCCACGGCGG CTGTGGCATCCGATCGGGTCTCAATCCATTCTCTGGGACACATGACGCCAGTCTTGTCGCCCCAGAACCTGCTGTCCTGTGACACCCACCACCAGCAAGGCTGCCACGGTGGGCATCTTGACGGTGCCTGGTGGTTCCTCCGACGTCGAGG GGTTGTGTCTGACCACTGCTATCCGTTCTCGGGTCGTGAGCGGGATGAGGCTGGTCCTGCGCCCCCCTGCATGATGCACAGCCGGGCCATGGGTCGGGGTAAGCGCCAGGCCACTACCCGCTGCCCCAATAGCCATGTCCATGCCAATGACATCTACCAGGTCACTCCTGCCTACCGCCTGGGCTCCAAT GAGCAGGAGATCATGAAGGAACTGATGGAGAATGGCCCCGTCCAAG CGCTCATGGAGGTTCACGAGGACTTCTTCCTGTACCAGGGTGGCATCTACAGCCACACGCCCGTGAGCCTGAGCAGACCCGAGCAGTATCGCCGACACGGGACCCACTCGGTCAAGATCACAGG ACAGTGA
- the Tinagl1 gene encoding tubulointerstitial nephritis antigen-like isoform X4: protein MWRCPSGLLLLLLLAGQGALGARRGRWRRELAPGLHLRGIRDAGGRYCQEQDMCCRGRADDCALPYLGATCYCDLFCNRTVSDCCPDFWDFCLGVPPPFPPIQGCEHGGRIYPVFGTYWDNCNRCTCQEKGQWECDQEPCLVDLDMINAINQGNYGWQAGNHSAFWGMTLDEGIRYRLGTIRPSSSVMNMNEIYTVLSPGEVLPTAFEASEKWPNLIHEPLDQGNCAGSWAFSTAAVASDRVSIHSLGHMTPVLSPQNLLSCDTHHQQGCHGGHLDGAWWFLRRRGVVSDHCYPFSGRERDEAGPAPPCMMHSRAMGRGAGDHEGTDGEWPRPSAHGGSRGLLPVPGWHLQPHAREPEQTRAVSPTRDPLGQDHRVGRGAAARRKDAQILDRGQLMGPFLG from the exons ATGTGGCGCTGTCCCTCGgggctgctgctgttgctgctgctggctGGCCAGGGAGCCCTGGGCGCCCGGCGGGGTCGCTGGCGCCGGGAGCTGGCCCCGGGTCTGCACCTGCGGGGCATCCGGGACGCGGGCGGCCGGTACTGCCAGGAGCAGGACATGTGCTGCCGTGGCCGCGCTGACGACTGTGCCCTGCCCTACCTGGGCGCCACTTGTTACTGTGACCTCTTCTGCAACCGCACCGTCTCCGACTGCTGCCCTGACTTCTGGGACTTCTGCCTCGGCGTGCcgccccccttccctcccatccaAG GATGCGAGCACGGGGGGCGCATCTATCCGGTCTTTGGGACCTACTGGGACAACTGTAACCGCTG CACCTGCCAGGAGAAGGGGCAGTGGGAGTGTGACCAGGAGCCGTGCCTGGTGGACCTGGACATGATCAACGCCATCAACCAGGGCAACTACGG GTGGCAGGCTGGGAACCACAGTGCCTTCTGGGGCATGACGCTGGATGAGGGCATTCGCTACCGCCTGGGCACCATCCGCCCATCTTCCTCTGTCATGAACATGAACGAGATCTAT ACGGTGCTAAGCCCAGGGGAGGTGCTGCCCACGGCCTTCGAGGCCTCGGAGAAGTGGCCCAATCTGATCCATGAGCCGCTGGACCAGGGCAACTGCGCAGGCTCCTGGGCCTTCTCCACGGCGG CTGTGGCATCCGATCGGGTCTCAATCCATTCTCTGGGACACATGACGCCAGTCTTGTCGCCCCAGAACCTGCTGTCCTGTGACACCCACCACCAGCAAGGCTGCCACGGTGGGCATCTTGACGGTGCCTGGTGGTTCCTCCGACGTCGAGG GGTTGTGTCTGACCACTGCTATCCGTTCTCGGGTCGTGAGCGGGATGAGGCTGGTCCTGCGCCCCCCTGCATGATGCACAGCCGGGCCATGGGTCGGG GAGCAGGAGATCATGAAGGAACTGATGGAGAATGGCCCCGTCCAAG CGCTCATGGAGGTTCACGAGGACTTCTTCCTGTACCAGGGTGGCATCTACAGCCACACGCCCGTGAGCCTGAGCAGACCCGAGCAGTATCGCCGACACGGGACCCACTCGGTCAAGATCACAGG GTGGGGAGAGGAGCGGCTGCCCGACGGAAGGACGCTCAAATACTGG ACCGCGGCCAACTCATGGGGCCCTTCCTGGGGTGA
- the Tinagl1 gene encoding tubulointerstitial nephritis antigen-like isoform X1: protein MWRCPSGLLLLLLLAGQGALGARRGRWRRELAPGLHLRGIRDAGGRYCQEQDMCCRGRADDCALPYLGATCYCDLFCNRTVSDCCPDFWDFCLGVPPPFPPIQGCEHGGRIYPVFGTYWDNCNRCTCQEKGQWECDQEPCLVDLDMINAINQGNYGWQAGNHSAFWGMTLDEGIRYRLGTIRPSSSVMNMNEIYTVLSPGEVLPTAFEASEKWPNLIHEPLDQGNCAGSWAFSTAAVASDRVSIHSLGHMTPVLSPQNLLSCDTHHQQGCHGGHLDGAWWFLRRRGVVSDHCYPFSGRERDEAGPAPPCMMHSRAMGRGKRQATTRCPNSHVHANDIYQVTPAYRLGSNEQEIMKELMENGPVQALMEVHEDFFLYQGGIYSHTPVSLSRPEQYRRHGTHSVKITGWGEERLPDGRTLKYWTAANSWGPSWGERGHFRIVRGANECDIESFVLGVWGRVGMEDMGHH, encoded by the exons ATGTGGCGCTGTCCCTCGgggctgctgctgttgctgctgctggctGGCCAGGGAGCCCTGGGCGCCCGGCGGGGTCGCTGGCGCCGGGAGCTGGCCCCGGGTCTGCACCTGCGGGGCATCCGGGACGCGGGCGGCCGGTACTGCCAGGAGCAGGACATGTGCTGCCGTGGCCGCGCTGACGACTGTGCCCTGCCCTACCTGGGCGCCACTTGTTACTGTGACCTCTTCTGCAACCGCACCGTCTCCGACTGCTGCCCTGACTTCTGGGACTTCTGCCTCGGCGTGCcgccccccttccctcccatccaAG GATGCGAGCACGGGGGGCGCATCTATCCGGTCTTTGGGACCTACTGGGACAACTGTAACCGCTG CACCTGCCAGGAGAAGGGGCAGTGGGAGTGTGACCAGGAGCCGTGCCTGGTGGACCTGGACATGATCAACGCCATCAACCAGGGCAACTACGG GTGGCAGGCTGGGAACCACAGTGCCTTCTGGGGCATGACGCTGGATGAGGGCATTCGCTACCGCCTGGGCACCATCCGCCCATCTTCCTCTGTCATGAACATGAACGAGATCTAT ACGGTGCTAAGCCCAGGGGAGGTGCTGCCCACGGCCTTCGAGGCCTCGGAGAAGTGGCCCAATCTGATCCATGAGCCGCTGGACCAGGGCAACTGCGCAGGCTCCTGGGCCTTCTCCACGGCGG CTGTGGCATCCGATCGGGTCTCAATCCATTCTCTGGGACACATGACGCCAGTCTTGTCGCCCCAGAACCTGCTGTCCTGTGACACCCACCACCAGCAAGGCTGCCACGGTGGGCATCTTGACGGTGCCTGGTGGTTCCTCCGACGTCGAGG GGTTGTGTCTGACCACTGCTATCCGTTCTCGGGTCGTGAGCGGGATGAGGCTGGTCCTGCGCCCCCCTGCATGATGCACAGCCGGGCCATGGGTCGGGGTAAGCGCCAGGCCACTACCCGCTGCCCCAATAGCCATGTCCATGCCAATGACATCTACCAGGTCACTCCTGCCTACCGCCTGGGCTCCAAT GAGCAGGAGATCATGAAGGAACTGATGGAGAATGGCCCCGTCCAAG CGCTCATGGAGGTTCACGAGGACTTCTTCCTGTACCAGGGTGGCATCTACAGCCACACGCCCGTGAGCCTGAGCAGACCCGAGCAGTATCGCCGACACGGGACCCACTCGGTCAAGATCACAGG GTGGGGAGAGGAGCGGCTGCCCGACGGAAGGACGCTCAAATACTGG ACCGCGGCCAACTCATGGGGCCCTTCCTGGGGTGAGAGGGGCCACTTTCGTATCGTGCGAGGCGCCAACGAATGTGACATCGAGAGCTTCGTGCTGGGCGTCTGGGGCCGCGTGGGCATGGAGGACATGGGTCATCACTGA
- the Tinagl1 gene encoding tubulointerstitial nephritis antigen-like isoform X2, which translates to MWRCPSGLLLLLLLAGQGALGARRGRWRRELAPGLHLRGIRDAGGRYCQEQDMCCRGRADDCALPYLGATCYCDLFCNRTVSDCCPDFWDFCLGVPPPFPPIQGCEHGGRIYPVFGTYWDNCNRCTCQEKGQWECDQEPCLVDLDMINAINQGNYGWQAGNHSAFWGMTLDEGIRYRLGTIRPSSSVMNMNEIYTVLSPGEVLPTAFEASEKWPNLIHEPLDQGNCAGSWAFSTAAVASDRVSIHSLGHMTPVLSPQNLLSCDTHHQQGCHGGHLDGAWWFLRRRGVVSDHCYPFSGRERDEAGPAPPCMMHSRAMGRGAGDHEGTDGEWPRPSAHGGSRGLLPVPGWHLQPHAREPEQTRAVSPTRDPLGQDHRTVIKQPWGQNDRQGFKSCSASLTSAPVPALAGTGIRAGHSARPQFPL; encoded by the exons ATGTGGCGCTGTCCCTCGgggctgctgctgttgctgctgctggctGGCCAGGGAGCCCTGGGCGCCCGGCGGGGTCGCTGGCGCCGGGAGCTGGCCCCGGGTCTGCACCTGCGGGGCATCCGGGACGCGGGCGGCCGGTACTGCCAGGAGCAGGACATGTGCTGCCGTGGCCGCGCTGACGACTGTGCCCTGCCCTACCTGGGCGCCACTTGTTACTGTGACCTCTTCTGCAACCGCACCGTCTCCGACTGCTGCCCTGACTTCTGGGACTTCTGCCTCGGCGTGCcgccccccttccctcccatccaAG GATGCGAGCACGGGGGGCGCATCTATCCGGTCTTTGGGACCTACTGGGACAACTGTAACCGCTG CACCTGCCAGGAGAAGGGGCAGTGGGAGTGTGACCAGGAGCCGTGCCTGGTGGACCTGGACATGATCAACGCCATCAACCAGGGCAACTACGG GTGGCAGGCTGGGAACCACAGTGCCTTCTGGGGCATGACGCTGGATGAGGGCATTCGCTACCGCCTGGGCACCATCCGCCCATCTTCCTCTGTCATGAACATGAACGAGATCTAT ACGGTGCTAAGCCCAGGGGAGGTGCTGCCCACGGCCTTCGAGGCCTCGGAGAAGTGGCCCAATCTGATCCATGAGCCGCTGGACCAGGGCAACTGCGCAGGCTCCTGGGCCTTCTCCACGGCGG CTGTGGCATCCGATCGGGTCTCAATCCATTCTCTGGGACACATGACGCCAGTCTTGTCGCCCCAGAACCTGCTGTCCTGTGACACCCACCACCAGCAAGGCTGCCACGGTGGGCATCTTGACGGTGCCTGGTGGTTCCTCCGACGTCGAGG GGTTGTGTCTGACCACTGCTATCCGTTCTCGGGTCGTGAGCGGGATGAGGCTGGTCCTGCGCCCCCCTGCATGATGCACAGCCGGGCCATGGGTCGGG GAGCAGGAGATCATGAAGGAACTGATGGAGAATGGCCCCGTCCAAG CGCTCATGGAGGTTCACGAGGACTTCTTCCTGTACCAGGGTGGCATCTACAGCCACACGCCCGTGAGCCTGAGCAGACCCGAGCAGTATCGCCGACACGGGACCCACTCGGTCAAGATCACAGG ACAGTGATAAAACAGCCCTGGGGACAAAACGACAGACAAGGTTTCAAGAGTTGCTCAGCTTCTCTCACCTCAGCACCTGTCCCAGCTCTGGCAGGCACAGGAATCAGGGCAGGTCACTCCGCCAGACCTCAGTTTCCACTCTGA